A single genomic interval of Lathyrus oleraceus cultivar Zhongwan6 chromosome 7, CAAS_Psat_ZW6_1.0, whole genome shotgun sequence harbors:
- the LOC127107453 gene encoding uncharacterized protein LOC127107453, which translates to MNTCVEGSRRQLPPWMMPKVVAENGDIRCDQKKVISKRKLNSKAKCEGKGKVNLDELNESGDNVNEKKKKKKSNISRDSAPRRSTRKHKNLEDLGHGSSDRDHVCQVRASSDDDVELTVEDLMEIAEQYVKDYKDKETREAVRRQCEPKWKLRATKEAATDLDSPHKNKKSSSLERDDLYTFSLTAGEVIPTSTSQIDHPAQNMLDVFLGPLLRTTFEKEENWRRENLS; encoded by the exons ATGAATACTTGTGTTGAGGGAAGTAGACGTCAGTTACCACCATGGATGATGCCAAAAGTTGTTGCAGAAAATGGTGACATTAGATGTGATCAGAAGAAGGTAATATCGAAGAGGAAGTTAAATTCCAAAGCAAAATGTGAGGGTAAGGGGAAAGTAAATTTAGATGAACTGAATGAAAGTGGTGATAATGTTAatgaaaagaagaagaagaagaaaagtaATATATCTAGGGATAGTGCTCCTAGACGTTCTACTAGGAAACACAAAAATTTAGAGGATCTCGGCCATGGTAGTAGTGATCGTGATCATGTATGTCAAGTTCGAGCATCTAGTGACGATGACGTGGAGTTGACTGTTGAGGATTTAATGGAGATTGCAGAACAG TATGTCAAAGATTACAAGGACAAGGAGACTCGAGAAGCAGTACGTAGACAGTGCGAGCCAAAATGGAAACTTCGAGCCACAAAAGAAGCAGCAACTGATCTTGATTCTCCACATAAGAACAAAAAATCATCTAGTTTGGAAAGGGACGATTTATATACTTTTTCTCTAACAGCTGGCGAGGTAATTCCTACAAGCACATCTCAAATAGATCATCCTGCTCAAAACATGCTGGACGTGTTCTTGGGTCCCCTGTTGAGAACAACCTTTGAGAAGGAGGAGAACTGGAGAAGAGAAAATCTGTCTTAG
- the LOC127107452 gene encoding gibberellin 2-beta-dioxygenase 6 — MIDSNPPLLNHYGALLRNSDEPQNSRTFNDQDSNDTVVDTCELPLIDLNGLKSCNVRERMACSAAICKAASEWGFFQVINHGINPDLLRNMREEQMKLFRVPFEKKVSCGLLNNPYRWGTPTATSSNHFSWSEAFHIPLTMISEAACWGEFSSLREAINEFAPAMLEVSRLLAGILAENLGHPTDAVEKLCDASTCFLRLNHYPSCPKSKEEIFGLVPHTDSDFLTILYQDQVGGLQLMKDSKWVAVKPNPDALIVNIGDLFQAWSNDEYKSVEHKVVANDKVERYSIAYFLCPSYTTMISGCKEPSTYRNFTFGEYRHQIQEDVKKIGHKIGLSKFLRKGTYTTTTV, encoded by the exons ATGATTGACTcaaatccaccactcttgaaccATTATGGAGCACTTTTGAGAAATTCAGATGAACCTCAAAACTCTAGAACTTTCAATGATCAAGATAGTAATGATACTGTGGTGGATACATGTGAACTACCATTGATAGACCTTAATGGTCTTAAAAGCTGTAATGTTAGAGAAAGAATGGCTTGCAGTGCAGCAATATGCAAGGCAGCATCAGAATGGGGATTTTTCCAAGTGATAAACCATGGTATAAACCCTGACCTACTAAGAAATATGAGGGAGGAGCAAATGAAGCTGTTTAGGGTACCCTTTGAGAAGAAGGTCAGTTGTGGACTTCTAAACAATCCATACAGGTGGGGGACACCAACAGCAACTAGTTCAAATCACTTTTCATGGTCAGAAGCTTTCCACATTCCTCTCACCATGATTTCAGAAGCAGCTTGCTGGGGTGAATTCAGTTCTCTAAG AGAAGCAATAAATGAGTTTGCACCAGCTATGCTAGAAGTGTCCAGGCTACTGGCAGGTATTCTAGCAGAAAACTTGGGCCACCCGACAGACGCAGTTGAAAAACTCTGTGATGCAAGCACATGCTTTCTGAGACTGAATCATTATCCTTCCTGCCCAAAATCTAAAGAAGAAATTTTTGGATTAGTACCTCACACTGACAGTGATTTCCTCACAATCCTTTATCAAGATCAGGTCGGTGGACTCCAACTGATGAAAGATTCCAAATGGGTCGCTGTAAAACCAAATCCAGATGCTCTTATTGTTAACATTGGAGATCTTTTCCAG GCCTGGAGTAATGATGAGTACAAAAGTGTAGAGCACAAGGTTGTAGCAAATGACAAAGTGGAAAGGTACTCCATTGCATACTTCCTATGTCCTTCTTACACTACTATGATAAGTGGCTGCAAGGAACCTTCGACATATAGGAATTTTACCTTTGGAGAATATCGACACCAAATTCAAGAAGATGTCAAGAAAATAGGACACAAAATAGGACTATCAAAATTTCTACGTAAAGGCACGTACACGACGACCACTGTTTAG